A segment of the Lactobacillus sp. ESL0700 genome:
CCATTTAATGATTAATAATTGCATTAAGTGAAAAATTATTTATCATATCACGCATGTTAGCTGCAATCGCCATCCCGCAATCGTATTCTGCTTGTGTGCCACTCATGTTAAATGCCAAATTTAGGCATCCCCCATATGTTGCCACCGCTATTTGATACATTGGTGCAGTTCTAAAACCACCAGTTAATATTACCCGCTTTATTTCAGTAGCACCAAAGGCCAGCTTTTCCTCGTCAACAATGCCAAAATTAGTATACGCAATATCGCGAACGTGGTAGTTATCTTGCACAACTTGTTGGAGTTTAGTTAACGGTTCTGTATGATACTGCAGCAGCAAATCCTTAATGGAATCAAAACATTGAAAATTATTTTTCAGCGTTAACATTTCATCATGAACTCGAAGCACTAAATCGCTAAAGTTCTCACTTAACGACGTCGTAATTGTGATATTGTATCTTGAAGTTAAGTTTGCAACCTGAACACCATTAACTTTCGGACCAAATTTACGCATATCTGTTGGACAGGCCAGCGAAATATCCGGCACCCCAGCAAAACGTTGAATAGTACGCCCAAAAGCCGTCATTACAACATCATTAACAGTTACTCCTTTTAGATGAGCCGCCTCAATCAACTGAGTAGTTTCTGTTTTAGTTAGACTAAGACTGCCAACATAGCGGGCTTTCTGACCGTTACTAGCAATAGCCGGCAGTAAAAGCGGATTAACAGGATGGTCAGTTTGTTTTGCCGGGACTTTTTGATAATTACTTATTAATTGCTCTAGCCAAGCAATTTTTTGGTAATTATGAATATTGGTTAATGCTCGTGGTCCCTCCGAATACGCTTTTGCTAGCAAATACAGTAATTGCTTACTGCCAGCACCATCTGTCAAAATATGACTTAAGTAAATAACCAACTTGGTTTGCCTGTGATAATCACACCAGTAAATCTTAATTTGCGGTTCACGCATTAAGTTCCAATTTTTGATATCTTCATCAGGATAAGTAACATTGTACTTAATTACTTGTTCAGCGCTGTCTGCTATTTGAACAAAACTATTTGTAGCAAGGTCATAGCAACACAGTAATTCGGGAACTACTTGTATTGTAGCAGCTAAAGCAGCAGTAAATCGCTGGCGATTTAGTTGTGAAGTAAAATCAAGTTCGCATCTAATAATGGGATACATTGTATCTAAGTCAACTGTATGAAGAATATTTAATGGTTCACCTACATATTTACGCATTAATAAACATCTTCTTTCGGATTAATTCTTCCAATTCAAATCTTGATTATTCACATTATGAACAAACTTTTCAGTGGTTATCCCCTTAATTGACACGTTATTCAGATGAACATTAGTCGTATTTTCAAACCAAAAGCCAGAATCCGCATATTTTTGTGCATGATCAATCATTTCTGGCTCCTGAGCAACTGCATTGGGTGCCATCGTTACAGAATAGTTCGAAAGTGTTACCCCATCAACTGGAGATTCTGGTATGCCATAAATAAATCCAGCTACAGAAGAAACATCAGTTGCAGTAATATTAGTCAGACTAATGTTACTAATAGCTGGGGTACCCGAAGTAATTGGCTGCTTGGTATTAGATAAATAATTGTTCGCAGTTGCACCACTTTTACCATAAAATTCATTAATTGCTAATGGCGTGATGACACCCTGCATAATAATATTAGAAACAGTAACATTACTAATCTGACCGCCGCGACCGCGTCTTGTTTTCATTCTGATGCCACGATCTGTATGATCAAAAATATTATTACTGATAATGACATTATGAATGCCGCCACTCATTTCACTACCAAAAACAACACCACCATGCCCGTGCTGCATTAAATTATTGCTGATAATAATGTTATGACTGGAGCTTTTAGGATTGGTAGTTTCAATTCCTGACTTAATTGCAATACAGTCATCCCCATCACTAATTGTATTATTTAAAATTTTGACATTGTTCGAAGACTCGGGATCAATTCCATCAGTATTAGGTGAAGTCAAGGGATTATCAATTGTGATCCCCTGGATTAATACGTTCTCACTTTCTAATGGGTGAATTGTCCATGCAGGTGAATTAACTAGTTTAATACCCTGAATTTTAATTTGTGAACTATGGTCAAAAGCTAACAAAAATGGTCTGGTATATTTAAAAGACGTTGTTGGTGCATTTTTCAGTGGTCCCTGCTTAGCCTTTTTGTACATTTTCCACCAAGCTTGACCATTACCATCCAAAGTACCACTGCCAGTGATAGCGGCATTATAAATATTATTGCCGTAGATATCTGGATGCCGCATCTTAATAGCGGCGCCCTCATATCTGGTATTAACTGCTGGAAAGGCAGAAAACTTATCTGAAAAGACAAGCTTAGCACCGCGATCTAGGTGTAAATTGACATTACTCTTTAAATTTAAATATTTTAAGTAATATGTGCCGGGAGCGATAATTACCTTGCCGCCACCAACTTTGGCAATATGATTAATGGCTGACTGAATTTGTTGCGTCGTGTCTTTTTTACTTACATGCTTTTGTTTAATTGCAACAGTTTCTTTAGCCGCTTTAGCTTCTGCACGCAAAGTAAAACTTGCACCACTAAGTATGATTCCCATTGCAATCAGTCCATTAACAAAAATTCTTTTGAAGATATGCTTCACTTTTACCTCCCATCTTTATAAAACTAACTATCTCGCTTGATATTTAAAACCGAATTACGGACAATAATTTCTGGGTTAATTATTTTTTGCTCAATTGCTTCTTGCTGATCGCCAGCCATAATTTTCATCAGCTGCGAAATACCAAGTTGAACAATGACAGACGTGGGTTTGCGAACAGTAGTCAATGCTGGAACCAAATATTTAGAATAGCTCATATCATCAAAGCCGATAAAAGAGATATCCTCTGGAATTTTATAGCCCAATTCAATACATGCATTAATTGCGCCAACTGCCATATCGTCATTTTCACAAATAACACAAGTTGGGATATTGCTGCTGGACAAAATCTGCCGCATTAAAACATTGCCACTCTTTGGCCGATAATCGCCTTGCTTGATTAATGTAGGATCAAGTTTAATATTATTAGCACGAATTGCGGACATAAAACCTTTAGTTCTTAGTTTAGCTGACTCAAATGTACTTAGTCCTTTGATTAATGCAAATTTACGATGGCCCATCCTAATAGCATATTCAGTCGCAATTTTGCCGCCAAGTTCATCACCAATCGCATAGTTATTAATATCCTTGCGTCTAATTACCCTATTCAAAATAACTAGCGGAACACCAATTTTGTGCAAATATTCAATAAATTGATCATCAGAAGCAGATTGGCTCAGTAAGATAATGCCATCAAAGTTGCTAACCGAGACACTGTGGTCTGCCATTGCATTATCAATGCTATTAATTGACAAAGAATAGCCAGTCGGCAATATTTTTTGTGTTTGTTCAATTACATCTGTCAAAAAGCTAGCAGATGTTCCCGTATTTAAATCTGTAAAGAAAATCCCAATCATATATGAGCGATTGGTTACCAAACTTTTAGCATTAATATTAGGAACATAACCTACTTCTTGAGCAATTTTAACTATTTTTTCCCGTGTTTGTGGCTTAACTAATGAACTGCCATTTAAAGCTCGAGAAACTGTTGTGTGTGAAACATTGGCCAATTTAGCAATCGTTCTGATTGTTACAACATTGCCACCTTTATTAATATCTTTCATCACTGCCACTTCCCTTTACATAATGTGTTAGTTTTAGTAAAAATTATTATGGCTGTAACAAAAGAAATGGTCAAGCCTAGAAAAGGCACCTAGAATTATTTGTATTTCTAAGTGCCTTTTTTGCCGTTTGATTTTTTACGAAATTGAAATTAGTTTTTTAAAGATTATTTATGTATTTATTTTTTAGAAATTAAAGTAATTTTTAGCATTATTATATGAAATATCTTGTACTATCTTACCTAATTTCTTAGTATCATCTGGTACTCGTCCTTGTTCTGCCAACTTACCGTAAAAGTTGCACAATACTCGTCTGAAGTATTCGTGTCTTGGGTAAGAAAGAAAACTACGTGAATCTGTCAGCATCCCAACAAAGTTAGGTAATAAACTTTCTTGAGCGAAAATCCGCAACTGGTTTTCAATGCCTTCAGCGGTGTCATTGAACCACCAACCAGCACCTAATTGCAGCTTTTGAACCATTCCCCCTTGGAAACAACCCATCATAGTTGCTAGTTCCATCCAATCATTATTGTTTAACGAATAGAAAATTGTTCTTGGAACTTGATTCTTACTTTGCATTGCCGTGTACAGTTTAGTAATGTGGGTGACAATATCTGGTTGGGTACCAACAGCGTCATATCCAGTATCAGGACCTAACTGGTCAAACATTGGCCGATTCAGATCACGATTAGAGTTTATATGGAATTGCATTGTCCAATCAAATTCATTGTTCAAAGCCATTAGCTTTTCTAGCAACATTGTCAAATATTGATCAATTTCTGTTTGACTAAGAGGCTTATTTTCAATCCCCTTTTTGACAATTTGATCTAATTCGTCTTTAGTAGCTTCTTTAAAGTGATAAGTTAATAAAGAATGATCTGATAGACGACCGCCCATTTCACTAAAGAATTCAAATCTTTGATGAAGAGCCTTAACAATGTCATCAAAACTATTAATTGTCACACCAGAAATCTTGCCTAATTCTTCCAGATATTCGCCGTAACCATCACGATCGATTTGAATTAATTTGTCTGGACGCATTGCTGGCAAGGTCTTAAACCCGTTTTGTTGTTCTTCTTTTTTAAGTAGCTTGTGATACTTTAAATCCGAAGCAGGATCATCAGTCGTACATACAACTTTTACATTTGAGTTCTTAATTAAGTTGCGCGGCTTAAAATCTTCAGTTTGCAGCAGTTCATTAGCTTTTTGCCAAATTCTTGGAGCTGATTCTTGGGTAAATTCTTCATCAATATGGAAAAAGCGCCGTAATTCTAGGTGTGTCCACTCATAAAGTGGATTACCATAAGACTTTTCAATGGTTTTTGCCCATTCCATAAACTTTTTATATTCATCACCATCACCGGTGATGTATTTTTCATCTACACCATTTGCCCGCATCAAACGCCATTTATAGTGGTCACCATAATGTCCTTCGTTGAGCCAAATTCTAGTAATGTTTGGGTAATTCTTGTTCTCGTAAATTTCTTCTGGATTCAAGTGGCAGTGAAAATCGATAATTGGCATCTTAGCTGCATAGTCATGAAACAGCGTCTTCGCTGTATCATTTTCCAGCAAAAAATCTTGATTTAATAAACTCATACTAGATTAAAACCTCCTTAGGTTAATCTTGTTAACTAAATTTCTTTAGAAATATCAGTCTTAGGTTCATTCTTATCTAAGGCTTCTTGCTTAGTCTTAACAACACCTTGAAGCAAGTCTAAGTGTTCAGCAATATGGATATTCAAGTACTTGTCGTATAAAGCTTGGTTCTTAAGCAGAATGTTCCAGAACTTATCACGGTATACATAGTGATAGTTGTGCTTCAAGTTCATAATTGGGCCAAACATTGTGTGTAAAATTTGCCGTGAATCATTGTCATCTAACAATGTATTTACATTAGCTGGTGTAATTGTTTCAGGTTTAGGAGCATTGCCATCAGTTTGAGCATCAAAGACGTAGTAATCCTTAACGTCATCAAGATTTTCGTAAGCAAACTTGTACAACTCAACCATAAATTCTGGATCTTTATGAGCAATTACTCGTAATGCTTCAAGCCAGTTAGTACCAGCAGTCTTGACATGCCAACCATTCTTCTTAGAAATCCGGCCAATAATTTCATAAACTGATAATTTATCAGAACCTGAGTGAATACTTAATCTATAGCCAAAATGTTCAGCAATTGCTTCATGAACGATAAAGTCCTTTTCAAATTCCTTAGGGTCACCAATGTAATCAATTGCCTTTTGGAATTCACCAACAAATCTTGGTGCTACTGAAGTTGGTGTAATGCCACGACGCTTCAATTCATTAGCAAAGAAGTAGTGGTTAGGATTAGTTGTCCGGTATGGTGTCTCGTCCATTGAAATTTCAAGATCCAAGTTATAAGGGACAATGTATTTTTGATAAACATTAATTGAAAAGAGAAGTGCATCATAGTAAGTCAATACAGATTCTTCAACATCATGCTTAGTAAACTTAACTGAGTAGCCATTGCCAATATCAAAAGTTTTGTTCAAATAAGTATCGTTAAAGTATTTGATTTGTTCTGGATCAAGAGCATTAAATTGTTTATCTAATTCTTCATCACTCAAGTTAACAGCATCATTATTAACTACTTCTGTTAAATCCAGCGTAATGATTGAACAACCAATCTTAACAGCATAATCAACTTCATAAGGTGTCTTAACGTGGTCACCATCAGCACCCCAGCCATAGGTAAAGCCTTCTTCAAAGACTGACCATGAAGCATCTTGGAATACATCGGTATTAGTCCGGTTCATCAAAACCAATTCTCGAATTGATTGTTGGGCTAACACTGGCATTACACCGCGGCCCTTGAACAATCTAATATGAGCATTTGATGCATTACCCAACCGGTCACCTAAACCAAAGGAGTATTTGTAATTACGCCGTGAGGTTGGACGAATCCAGTGAAAGCGTTTAGCTAAAGCATTATTGTTATGTTCGTTTAATTCAGCAACTAACAAAGTTGAGTCAACATCCGTTAAAGATTCCACTGCTTCAAAATCTGTAGCAGTTAGACGGTTTTCATAAACTACCAACTTCTTTTGCATAATGCCATCAGTACCCATTTGATGAAGGATAAAGTATACATTGCGCCGATCTACTTGAATTGAGGGCTTATAAATGTGCTCATTAGTCAAACTATCATAGTTGCCATCGGCAGCTAAAATCTCTTTAACATTACATAATAATTTATTTAAATCCATAATATTTCTCCTATCTACAAAATTACATTTTTAAATAATTAATCTTAGTTATCGCCAATTCGGCCACCTTCCCAGAGGCCGTGGTCTAAATCGTCAACAATCTTAGCAAAGCGATCATCATCTAACTTATATAAAAAGCCGATAATAATTGCGGCTAAAATCAAGCAAACACCTGGATACAATGTCATTGCCGCTTTAATTCCTCTAAGAGCGCCTGGTGTCTGATGAGCGTTGGCAACGTAACCAGTCATTGCCAATACACCTGCAGAAACTAACGCTGCTAAAGATTGCGCGATTTTTCTTGAAAAGTTGAATGCTGCGTAAGTGATACCTTCTTTACGAGTGCCTGAACGCCATTCGCCATAATCAATTGCATTGGAAACCATTGCCCAGGTAATCCCATTTGGAATTGCCAGAGCAGTATAGCCAATCGTTACTAAAACAATGAAGGTAACAACATTGTTAGGCAAAACAAAGTTTAAAATGTTAGCTATTGCACCAATAACAAAACTCCACATTGCAGTTTTCTTTTGGCCAAAGTGTTTAGTAAGAGTTGGAATCATAAATACCCCAACAATTGAACAGCCCATCATAATTGCGTTAATGACTGGCTGCAAGCCAATATTGCCCAGATTATATTCCGCATAAAACACCATCATTTGGTTATTGGTATTCATTGCAGAAATGGTAAACAAAGTCATTAAAATAATTGCTCCCAGTGGGCCATTTTTAAAAATAACCTTGAAGTAATCTTTAAAGCCTTCTTTTTGCGCAGATTTGTTTCTGTTAACGTGAACATTTTCTTTCGTGCCAAAGTAACAAATCGCAAACATCACAACACCTAATACAGCAAAAATTGATGCAGCTAAGAAATAGCCACGACGTTGGTTACTACCACCAAGCATTACAGTTAACGGGATAAATGCCACACCAGCAATAAATTGGGCCCCTACTGAACCAATTTGTCTTGTTGTTGCCATGAAGCTACGGTCTTGCGTATTTCTGGACATTACCGAAGCTAGTGAACCGTAAGGATCATTAGTGAACGAATAAGTTAAACCCCAGATCATGTAAGCAGCATATGCATAAATAATTTTTTGATTTGTTGATAAACCATTCGGCATTGTGAAGGTAACAATCGTCAAAATTCCTAGAATTATCGCTGAAACCATCATAAACGGTCGAAATTTACCGCGTTTACCAATGTTTTTTCGATTATCAACTACTGAACCTGCTATCGGATCCATAAAAGCATCAAAAATCTTAGTAAACGCAAAGATTCCAGCGACAACTCCTGCACCAATACCAACACCATCAATCCAAAACTTAGTCAAATAAGATTGGCCAAGGTCGAACATGAAGCCATTACCAAAATCACCAAAGCCATAGGCAATTTTTTGGTGAAGTGGTATGTGCTTAGACGAATCATTTACCAGCGTAGCATCACAGTCTTTTGCCTTTTTATCAATAATATTCGCATCTATGCTCTCCATTACACACCTCCATATTAAAAATATTTGAATAAATTTATTTTACTTAGCCAAAAATGCACACGTTAACATTTTTCTGTAAAAATATAACTTCGATAACTGTCTCTCTCATTTTTAATGATTAGTGCTTAACGAAATCGGTAATTGAGAGAATTTGGTACCCAAGCATTAGTTGAACTAATTTGTATCGGTAATTCGATAAATCCATAAATTCATTTCTTCAAATATAAATCTTCTTAATATATTAGTATATCTGAAATCGATTACATAATATTCTTAAAAGATATTTTTGTCAACAAAAAATTTAAAATAAAAAAATAGTTTTCGATCTAAAATCGAAAACTACTATAATTAGTGAGTTTAAAAATATTATTCAAAATAATCAGCATAATCGCGGCGTAAAGTTGGCTCCTCATCAAGCATCCGGTGCAAGTGACCTGAAAGCAACTTAACTGCTACTGCCGGCTGCTTTTCTTTAACAGCTTCTAAAATTTGCTCATGTTCCTTAACCAATGAGTCCCACGACAAACTCTTACTACGCAGCCTTAGTACACGGAACCGATTTAGCTGCATATTAACCATTTGCAACCATAACCAGACTTGC
Coding sequences within it:
- a CDS encoding condensation domain-containing protein, with protein sequence MRKYVGEPLNILHTVDLDTMYPIIRCELDFTSQLNRQRFTAALAATIQVVPELLCCYDLATNSFVQIADSAEQVIKYNVTYPDEDIKNWNLMREPQIKIYWCDYHRQTKLVIYLSHILTDGAGSKQLLYLLAKAYSEGPRALTNIHNYQKIAWLEQLISNYQKVPAKQTDHPVNPLLLPAIASNGQKARYVGSLSLTKTETTQLIEAAHLKGVTVNDVVMTAFGRTIQRFAGVPDISLACPTDMRKFGPKVNGVQVANLTSRYNITITTSLSENFSDLVLRVHDEMLTLKNNFQCFDSIKDLLLQYHTEPLTKLQQVVQDNYHVRDIAYTNFGIVDEEKLAFGATEIKRVILTGGFRTAPMYQIAVATYGGCLNLAFNMSGTQAEYDCGMAIAANMRDMINNFSLNAIINH
- a CDS encoding glycoside hydrolase family 28 protein, with the translated sequence MKHIFKRIFVNGLIAMGIILSGASFTLRAEAKAAKETVAIKQKHVSKKDTTQQIQSAINHIAKVGGGKVIIAPGTYYLKYLNLKSNVNLHLDRGAKLVFSDKFSAFPAVNTRYEGAAIKMRHPDIYGNNIYNAAITGSGTLDGNGQAWWKMYKKAKQGPLKNAPTTSFKYTRPFLLAFDHSSQIKIQGIKLVNSPAWTIHPLESENVLIQGITIDNPLTSPNTDGIDPESSNNVKILNNTISDGDDCIAIKSGIETTNPKSSSHNIIISNNLMQHGHGGVVFGSEMSGGIHNVIISNNIFDHTDRGIRMKTRRGRGGQISNVTVSNIIMQGVITPLAINEFYGKSGATANNYLSNTKQPITSGTPAISNISLTNITATDVSSVAGFIYGIPESPVDGVTLSNYSVTMAPNAVAQEPEMIDHAQKYADSGFWFENTTNVHLNNVSIKGITTEKFVHNVNNQDLNWKN
- a CDS encoding LacI family DNA-binding transcriptional regulator, translating into MKDINKGGNVVTIRTIAKLANVSHTTVSRALNGSSLVKPQTREKIVKIAQEVGYVPNINAKSLVTNRSYMIGIFFTDLNTGTSASFLTDVIEQTQKILPTGYSLSINSIDNAMADHSVSVSNFDGIILLSQSASDDQFIEYLHKIGVPLVILNRVIRRKDINNYAIGDELGGKIATEYAIRMGHRKFALIKGLSTFESAKLRTKGFMSAIRANNIKLDPTLIKQGDYRPKSGNVLMRQILSSSNIPTCVICENDDMAVGAINACIELGYKIPEDISFIGFDDMSYSKYLVPALTTVRKPTSVIVQLGISQLMKIMAGDQQEAIEQKIINPEIIVRNSVLNIKRDS
- the uxaC gene encoding glucuronate isomerase; translation: MSLLNQDFLLENDTAKTLFHDYAAKMPIIDFHCHLNPEEIYENKNYPNITRIWLNEGHYGDHYKWRLMRANGVDEKYITGDGDEYKKFMEWAKTIEKSYGNPLYEWTHLELRRFFHIDEEFTQESAPRIWQKANELLQTEDFKPRNLIKNSNVKVVCTTDDPASDLKYHKLLKKEEQQNGFKTLPAMRPDKLIQIDRDGYGEYLEELGKISGVTINSFDDIVKALHQRFEFFSEMGGRLSDHSLLTYHFKEATKDELDQIVKKGIENKPLSQTEIDQYLTMLLEKLMALNNEFDWTMQFHINSNRDLNRPMFDQLGPDTGYDAVGTQPDIVTHITKLYTAMQSKNQVPRTIFYSLNNNDWMELATMMGCFQGGMVQKLQLGAGWWFNDTAEGIENQLRIFAQESLLPNFVGMLTDSRSFLSYPRHEYFRRVLCNFYGKLAEQGRVPDDTKKLGKIVQDISYNNAKNYFNF
- a CDS encoding tagaturonate epimerase family protein, which gives rise to MDLNKLLCNVKEILAADGNYDSLTNEHIYKPSIQVDRRNVYFILHQMGTDGIMQKKLVVYENRLTATDFEAVESLTDVDSTLLVAELNEHNNNALAKRFHWIRPTSRRNYKYSFGLGDRLGNASNAHIRLFKGRGVMPVLAQQSIRELVLMNRTNTDVFQDASWSVFEEGFTYGWGADGDHVKTPYEVDYAVKIGCSIITLDLTEVVNNDAVNLSDEELDKQFNALDPEQIKYFNDTYLNKTFDIGNGYSVKFTKHDVEESVLTYYDALLFSINVYQKYIVPYNLDLEISMDETPYRTTNPNHYFFANELKRRGITPTSVAPRFVGEFQKAIDYIGDPKEFEKDFIVHEAIAEHFGYRLSIHSGSDKLSVYEIIGRISKKNGWHVKTAGTNWLEALRVIAHKDPEFMVELYKFAYENLDDVKDYYVFDAQTDGNAPKPETITPANVNTLLDDNDSRQILHTMFGPIMNLKHNYHYVYRDKFWNILLKNQALYDKYLNIHIAEHLDLLQGVVKTKQEALDKNEPKTDISKEI
- a CDS encoding glycoside-pentoside-hexuronide (GPH):cation symporter — protein: MESIDANIIDKKAKDCDATLVNDSSKHIPLHQKIAYGFGDFGNGFMFDLGQSYLTKFWIDGVGIGAGVVAGIFAFTKIFDAFMDPIAGSVVDNRKNIGKRGKFRPFMMVSAIILGILTIVTFTMPNGLSTNQKIIYAYAAYMIWGLTYSFTNDPYGSLASVMSRNTQDRSFMATTRQIGSVGAQFIAGVAFIPLTVMLGGSNQRRGYFLAASIFAVLGVVMFAICYFGTKENVHVNRNKSAQKEGFKDYFKVIFKNGPLGAIILMTLFTISAMNTNNQMMVFYAEYNLGNIGLQPVINAIMMGCSIVGVFMIPTLTKHFGQKKTAMWSFVIGAIANILNFVLPNNVVTFIVLVTIGYTALAIPNGITWAMVSNAIDYGEWRSGTRKEGITYAAFNFSRKIAQSLAALVSAGVLAMTGYVANAHQTPGALRGIKAAMTLYPGVCLILAAIIIGFLYKLDDDRFAKIVDDLDHGLWEGGRIGDN